One genomic segment of Melitaea cinxia chromosome 19, ilMelCinx1.1, whole genome shotgun sequence includes these proteins:
- the LOC123663087 gene encoding transcriptional regulatory protein AlgP-like, producing the protein MDVSIKGSSQGCTEAKKRSSSSVFFVGSDTETEETEVSKTITARRGRPLGSKAGSSSRAKFLKSAPATVFDDLEAVLRGRQYRPGSATEGTTPISSGNESDYLAALDTSALNAQELRARAGEGLACIIEVAKKSGNLKGEFVARLKRSAKTLTEVVDALSSRSEAEESRRLRTENRRLKLEVEALKVEVKAWRRGVTEARTDAVAATTAAATATDAGARTPSTPLLGLELVEEIRSLTCSLGDRLNTRLAGIEARLLPAQTSCPTPRAKVVASTPPKTSPAPRGPETTATPSVAPSTAAQEETWATVVRKGKGKGKGKSSTPAPAPATKSAAKPTTASSAKQAAKSTAKTSAKSTAMPSGKPAAKATAKPKLKTPKTAAVVL; encoded by the coding sequence ATGGACGTATCTATTAAGGGCTCTTCTCAGGGCTGTACCGAGGCGAAGAAGCGATCGTCCTCCTCCGTTTTCTTCGTGGGTTCGGACACGGAGACGGAGGAGACGGAAGTCTCGAAAACTATCACTGCCAGGCGTGGGAGGCCGTTGGGCTCGAAAGCAGGCTCGAGTTCAAgggcaaaatttttaaaatctgctCCGGCGACTGTTTTCGATGATCTGGAGGCTGTACTGCGTGGCAGGCAGTACAGGCCAGGTAGCGCTACGGAAGGGACGACTCCGATTTCCTCTGGAAACGAGTCCGATTACCTAGCGGCGTTGGATACCAGCGCATTAAATGCGCAGGAGCTGCGTGCGCGCGCAGGTGAGGGCCTTGCCTGCATTATAGAGGTTGCCAAAAAGTCCGGCAACCTCAAGGGGGAGTTTGTGGCCCGACTGAAGAGGTCCGCCAAGACCCTTACCGAGGTGGTTGACGCGCTCTCGAGCCGAAGCGAAGCCGAGGAGTCGAGGCGGTTGAGAACCGAAAATCGCCGCCTCAAACTGGAAGTGGAGGCCTTGAAGGTAGAGGTCAAAGCGTGGCGGCGCGGCGTCACCGAGGCCAGGACTGATGCGGTTGCGGCTACTACCGCCGCTGCCACCGCTACTGATGCCGGAGCGCGAACGCCGTCTACGCCCTTGCTGGGTTTAGAGCTGGTCGAGGAAATAAGATCCTTGACCTGCTCACTCGGTGACAGGCTTAATACTCGGCTAGCGGGGATCGAGGCCCGTCTGCTGCCGGCCCAGACCTCGTGTCCTACACCAAGGGCAAAGGTAGTGGCATCCACACCACCTAAGACGTCACCTGCACCTCGTGGTCCCGAGACGACAGCCACTCCCTCGGTGGCCCCGTCCACTGCCGCCCAGGAGGAAACCTGGGCAACAGTAGTTAGGAAAGGAAAGGGCAAGGGGAAGGGAAAGTCCTCCACCCCTGCCCCTGCACCTGCGACGAAGTCAGCCGCCAAGCCGACCACTGCATCGTCTGCAAAGCAGGCCGCCAAGTCGACCGCGAAGACGTCCGCGAAGTCAACCGCCATGCCGTCCGGAAAGCCGGCTGCGAAAGCGACTGCCAAGCCGAAGTTAAAGACGCCGAAGACCGCGGCAGTCGTTCTTTAG
- the LOC123663086 gene encoding uncharacterized protein LOC123663086: MLEISGSERNAKADRLAESLRGALSGVANIVRPVKSAEVRISGLDETATKEGVAAVVAKATGIDVGLVKAGALRSGFYGTSSIVVSCPISAAKTLTEKGRLLIGWSSARVTALEALPMRCFKYMGLGHTRPQCPASVDRGDLCFRCGRAGHKAAACEEVTPRCAICVESDKPSDHRMGGRRCKPAKIKCRSAGARATPAAASQIGKEGVVPSVADGEEVVMSECMDQIRHHNFLQANLNHCARAQDLLMQALAQWRIDVAVAAEPYFVPSSHPCWAADLNGTVAIVSRSNDGSLPFSVEERGPGYVVAKWGEYAVVGAYFSPNKTVAELEAFLDLLVAAVGRQAPRQVVLLGDLNAKARDWGNPFTDSRGEVVREWAVTAGLTLLITGSAHTCVRHNGGSVMDLSFASPSIAARVQTWRVLSEVETLSDHKYVRFEVSTSHSRGAPRHAALQFPRWAVTRLDVELAKEAAIVQLWSATPMHPEVDIAADHFRDAVTAVCDAAMPRCRHRPERRGVYWWSSEIAEL; encoded by the coding sequence ATGCTGGAGATCTCTGGCTCTGAAAGGAATGCGAAGGCGGACAGGCTCGCGGAATCGCTTCGTGGAGCCCTGTCTGGGGTGGCGAATATCGTCAGGCCCGTCAAATCTGCGGAGGTGCGGATTTCGGGCCTGGACGAAACGGCCACTAAGGAGGGAGTGGCAGCGGTGGTCGCCAAAGCAACGGGAATTGACGTCGGGCTCGTAAAGGCCGGAGCATTACGCTCCGGCTTCTATGGCACGAGCTCCATCGTGGTCTCCTGCCCGATTTCGGCAGCGAAAACGCTGACCGAAAAGGGCAGGCTACTGATCGGATGGAGTTCAGCACGCGTGACGGCTCTGGAGGCACTGCCCATGCGCTGCTTCAAGTACATGGGACTGGGCCACACGCGCCCTCAGTGTCCAGCGTCGGTGGACAGGGGTGACCTGTGCTTCCGATGCGGACGTGCAGGCCACAAGGCAGCTGCGTGTGAAGAGGTCACCCCGCGCTGCGCTATTTGCGTGGAGTCCGACAAGCCCTCTGACCACAGGATGGGCGGTCGTAGGTGCAAGCCTGCGAAGATAAAGTGTAGATCCGCAGGGGCCCGGGCCACCCCAGCGGCTGCGAGCCAGATCGGCAAGGAGGGGGTCGTCCCTTCGGTGGCGGACGGTGAGGAGGTTGTGATGTCTGAATGTATGGACCAGATCAGACATCACAACTTCCTCCAGGCGAACCTGAACCACTGCGCCCGGGCCCAAGATCTGCTCATGCAGGCCTTGGCGCAGTGGCGCATAGACGTGGCAGTGGCGGCGGAACCGTACTTCGTTCCTAGCTCACACCCTTGTTGGGCTGCGGACCTGAACGGCACCGTTGCCATTGTGAGTCGATCCAATGACGGCAGCCTCCCCTTCTCAGTCGAAGAGAGGGGACCCGGGTACGTGGTGGCCAAGTGGGGAGAGTATGCTGTGGTGGGCGCATACTTCTCCCCCAACAAAACCGTAGCGGAGCTGGAGGCCTTCTTAGACCTCCTAGTCGCTGCGGTTGGAAGACAGGCACCACGTCAGGTCGTCCTCCTCGGCGACCTGAACGCCAAGGCCCGGGACTGGGGCAACCCCTTCACTGACTCTCGCGGGGAAGTAGTCAGGGAGTGGGCAGTCACTGCGGGCTTGACCCTGTTAATCACGGGGTCGGCCCACACGTGCGTGCGACACAACGGGGGGTCCGTGATGGATTTATCGTTCGCTTCCCCGTCCATCGCCGCACGTGTGCAAACTTGGAGAGTGCTGTCGgaggtggagactctctcggatcaCAAGTACGTGAGGTTCGAGGTTTCCACCTCCCACAGCCGAGGTGCGCCTCGGCACGCGGCGTTGCAATTTCCGCGCTGGGCCGTTACCCGCCTCGACGTGGAGTTGGCGAAGGAAGCGGCGATCGTCCAATTGTGGTCCGCTACTCCTATGCACCCGGAGGTAGACATTGCGGCGGATCACTTCCGCGATGCGGTGACGGCCGTGTGCGACGCGGCCATGCCGAGGTGCCGGCACCGTCCCGAACGCCGCGGGGTCTATTGGTGGAGCTCGGAGATCGCGGAACTCTGA